In Herbaspirillum sp. WKF16, one genomic interval encodes:
- a CDS encoding NCS1 family nucleobase:cation symporter-1: MTIHSSPADSGYLSGADDARLTNADLAPLKQQTWGAYNIFAFWMSDVHSVGGYVFAGSLFALGLTSWQVLISLLAGITIVYFLCNLVARPSQAHGVPYPVMSRLSFGVLGANLPAMIRGIIAVAWYGVQTYLASAAFVVVVLKFFPALAPWADVHVHGFAGLSTVGWAAFLVLWLLQAVVFWNGMETIKKFIDFAGPAVYVVMFALAGWMVWKAGWQNVGLNLGEIKYSGWAAVSVMITAISLVVSYFAGPMLNFGDFSRYCHSFSDVKRGNFWGLPVNFLAFSIVTVITTSATIPLFGELLTDPVETVARIDNTTAVVLGALTFLVATVGINIVANFVSAAFDFSNIAPSRISWRVGGLIATTASIFITPWNLFNSPEVIHYTLDVLGGCMGPLYGILVADYYLVKKRQVVLGDLYSMRRDGAYWYQGGVNRAAVAAMGIGAVISVACVMLPQLRAAANFSWFIGAALGLLSYLALARRR, translated from the coding sequence ATGACCATTCACTCATCCCCCGCAGACAGCGGCTACCTGTCCGGCGCCGACGACGCGCGCCTGACCAATGCAGACCTCGCGCCCTTGAAGCAGCAGACCTGGGGCGCCTACAACATCTTCGCCTTCTGGATGTCCGACGTGCACAGCGTGGGCGGCTACGTGTTCGCAGGCAGCCTGTTCGCGCTCGGCCTGACCAGCTGGCAGGTGCTGATCTCGCTGCTGGCCGGCATCACCATCGTCTACTTCCTGTGCAACCTGGTGGCGCGCCCGAGCCAGGCGCACGGCGTACCCTATCCGGTGATGAGCCGGCTCTCCTTCGGCGTGCTGGGCGCCAACCTGCCGGCCATGATCCGCGGCATCATCGCGGTGGCCTGGTACGGCGTGCAGACCTACCTGGCCTCGGCCGCCTTCGTGGTGGTGGTGCTGAAGTTCTTCCCTGCGCTGGCGCCCTGGGCCGACGTCCACGTGCATGGCTTCGCCGGCCTCTCCACGGTCGGCTGGGCCGCCTTCCTGGTGCTGTGGCTGCTGCAGGCGGTGGTGTTCTGGAACGGCATGGAGACCATCAAGAAATTCATCGACTTCGCCGGGCCGGCAGTCTACGTCGTCATGTTCGCGCTGGCGGGATGGATGGTGTGGAAGGCCGGCTGGCAGAACGTCGGCCTGAACCTGGGCGAGATCAAGTACAGCGGCTGGGCCGCGGTGTCGGTGATGATCACGGCGATCTCGCTGGTGGTCTCCTACTTCGCCGGGCCGATGCTCAACTTCGGCGACTTCTCGCGCTATTGCCACAGCTTCTCCGACGTCAAGCGCGGCAACTTCTGGGGCCTGCCGGTCAACTTCCTGGCCTTCTCCATCGTCACGGTGATCACCACCTCGGCCACCATCCCGCTGTTCGGCGAGCTGCTGACCGACCCGGTGGAAACCGTGGCGCGCATCGACAACACTACCGCCGTGGTGCTGGGCGCGCTGACCTTCCTGGTGGCCACGGTAGGCATCAACATCGTCGCCAACTTCGTCTCGGCCGCGTTCGACTTCTCCAACATCGCCCCCAGCCGCATCAGCTGGCGCGTCGGCGGCCTGATCGCCACCACCGCCTCGATCTTCATCACGCCCTGGAACCTGTTCAACAGCCCGGAAGTGATCCACTACACGCTGGACGTGCTGGGCGGCTGCATGGGCCCGCTTTACGGCATACTGGTGGCCGATTACTACCTGGTGAAGAAACGCCAGGTGGTCTTGGGCGACCTGTACTCGATGCGGCGCGACGGCGCCTACTGGTACCAGGGCGGCGTCAACCGCGCGGCGGTGGCGGCCATGGGCATCGGCGCGGTAATCAGCGTAGCCTGCGTGATGCTGCCGCAGCTGCGCGCGGCGGCCAACTTCTCATGGTTCATCGGCGCCGCGCTGGGCCTGCTGAGCTACCTGGCGCTGGCCCGCAGGCGCTGA
- the puuE gene encoding allantoinase PuuE, which produces MSSQQDYPRDLAGYGRNPPHAQWPGQARVALQFVLNYEEGGENCVLHGDPASEQFLSEIVGAAAYPARHMSMESIYEYGSRAGVWRILREFEKRGLPLTVFGVAMAMQRSPDVTRAFLELGHEIACHGLRWIHYQGMDIETEREHMRQAVQIFRELTGSAPLGWYTGRDSPNTRRLVVEHGGFAYDSDYYGDDLPFWTEVQGGDGASSPHLVVPYTLDTNDMRFATPQGFNTAEHFYQYLKDSFDVLYEEGEESPKMLSIGMHCRLLGRPGRFRALQRFLDYVQSHERVWICRRIDIAEHWKKVHPYRAG; this is translated from the coding sequence ATGTCTTCGCAACAAGATTACCCCCGCGACCTCGCCGGCTACGGCCGCAACCCGCCGCACGCGCAATGGCCCGGCCAGGCGCGCGTGGCGCTGCAATTCGTCCTGAACTACGAGGAAGGCGGCGAGAACTGCGTGCTGCACGGCGACCCGGCCTCGGAGCAGTTCCTCTCCGAGATCGTCGGCGCGGCGGCCTATCCGGCGCGTCACATGTCGATGGAATCCATCTACGAATACGGCTCGCGCGCAGGCGTCTGGCGCATCCTGCGCGAGTTCGAGAAGCGCGGCCTGCCGCTCACCGTATTCGGCGTGGCCATGGCCATGCAGCGCTCGCCGGACGTAACCCGGGCCTTCCTCGAGCTGGGCCATGAGATCGCCTGCCACGGCCTGCGCTGGATCCACTACCAGGGCATGGACATCGAGACCGAGCGCGAGCACATGCGCCAGGCGGTGCAGATCTTCCGCGAGTTGACCGGCAGCGCCCCGCTGGGCTGGTACACCGGCCGCGACTCGCCCAACACGCGACGCCTGGTGGTGGAACACGGCGGCTTCGCCTACGACTCCGACTACTACGGCGACGACCTGCCGTTCTGGACCGAAGTGCAAGGCGGCGACGGCGCAAGCTCGCCGCACCTGGTGGTGCCCTATACCCTGGACACCAACGACATGCGCTTCGCCACGCCGCAGGGCTTCAACACCGCCGAGCACTTCTACCAGTACCTGAAGGACAGCTTCGACGTGCTGTACGAGGAAGGCGAGGAGTCACCCAAGATGCTGTCGATCGGCATGCACTGCCGCCTGCTCGGACGCCCCGGCCGCTTCCGCGCCCTGCAGCGCTTCCTCGACTACGTGCAGTCGCACGAACGGGTGTGGATCTGCCGGCGCATCGACATCGCGGAGCATTGGAAGAAGGTGCATCCGTATCGGGCGGGCTGA
- a CDS encoding urate hydroxylase PuuD: protein MEAYILDWLNLLLRWVHVITAIAWIGSSFYFVWLDNSLVQPTDPELREKGVGGELWAVHGGGFYNPQKYLLAPKQLPEHLHWFYWESYSTWLSGFALFSLLYLFNANVFLVDRNVFDMSASMAGGTAIAFLVFNWLIYDAICSHMGDRPNADRLVNILVGLQVVVSVWAACHLFSGRAAFLISGASLATIMSANVLVWIIPGQRKMVASMRAGQAPDPIHGKRGKQRSVHNTYFTLPVLFAMLSNHYSMTYSAPHNWVVLLMIMAAGALVRQFFVLRHKGVTNWWYPGVAIVLLLAVAIGLSPMMRAKPAPAALHHPSQPQPEAAAVDGPAPAAAAAGGFVRVQQVIEARCIQCHSAKPTLMPVPGKGVLLDSKDNIALHAQQIYQQAVVQKSMPLGNMTNITDEERAIIGKWFEAGADAN from the coding sequence ATGGAAGCCTATATTCTCGACTGGCTCAATCTGCTGCTGCGCTGGGTGCACGTCATCACGGCGATCGCGTGGATCGGTTCTTCCTTCTATTTCGTCTGGCTGGACAACAGCCTGGTCCAGCCCACCGACCCCGAGCTCAGGGAGAAGGGCGTGGGCGGGGAGCTGTGGGCGGTGCACGGCGGCGGCTTCTACAATCCGCAGAAATACCTGCTGGCGCCCAAGCAGCTGCCCGAGCACCTGCACTGGTTCTACTGGGAGTCGTACAGCACCTGGCTCTCGGGCTTCGCGCTGTTCTCGCTGCTGTACCTGTTCAACGCCAACGTGTTCCTGGTCGACCGCAACGTGTTCGACATGTCGGCCTCGATGGCCGGCGGCACCGCGATCGCCTTCCTGGTCTTCAACTGGCTGATCTACGACGCCATCTGCAGTCACATGGGCGACCGGCCCAATGCCGACCGCCTGGTCAACATCCTGGTCGGGCTGCAGGTGGTGGTGTCGGTGTGGGCGGCCTGCCACCTGTTCTCGGGACGCGCGGCCTTCCTGATCAGCGGCGCCTCGCTGGCCACCATCATGAGCGCCAACGTGCTGGTGTGGATCATTCCCGGCCAGCGCAAGATGGTGGCGTCGATGCGCGCCGGCCAGGCGCCCGATCCCATCCACGGCAAGCGCGGCAAGCAGCGCAGCGTGCACAACACCTATTTCACGCTGCCGGTGCTGTTCGCGATGCTGTCCAATCACTACAGCATGACCTACAGCGCGCCGCACAACTGGGTGGTGCTGCTGATGATCATGGCCGCCGGCGCGCTGGTGCGGCAGTTCTTCGTGCTGCGCCACAAGGGCGTGACCAACTGGTGGTATCCGGGTGTGGCGATCGTCTTGCTGCTGGCGGTGGCGATCGGCTTGAGCCCGATGATGCGGGCCAAGCCGGCGCCGGCGGCATTGCATCATCCCTCGCAGCCGCAACCCGAGGCCGCCGCCGTCGACGGGCCCGCGCCCGCCGCTGCGGCGGCCGGCGGATTTGTCCGGGTGCAGCAGGTGATCGAGGCGCGCTGCATCCAGTGCCATTCGGCCAAGCCGACGCTGATGCCGGTGCCGGGCAAGGGCGTGCTGCTGGACAGCAAGGACAATATTGCCCTGCATGCGCAGCAGATCTACCAGCAGGCGGTGGTGCAGAAGTCCATGCCTCTGGGGAACATGACCAACATCACCGATGAGGAGCGGGCGATCATCGGCAAGTGGTTTGAGGCGGGGGCGGATGCCAATTGA
- a CDS encoding porin has product MKKTRLALALASCLVAGSAMAQSSVTVSGLVDAFAGSMKNSGDTGSKASVGSGGLTTSWIGFKGTEDLGGGLKAEFNLTSFFQTDTGATGRFSGDNLFSRDANIALAGSYGRVMLGRGLAPSFLPTVLFNPFGDSFTFSPLVLHVYTPSGNFGARTWTQANAADSGWSNEIIYTTPKFGGLQANLHYQLGEVAGQTGKKNIGVNALYFNGGLALTGLYFDAQASNPNSGAAIIDATAPFSSITRQKTWMAGATYDFKVVKLYGTFQTSKDTTAGNPQAKDKVYSVGLSAPVGNGSILAGFARTKRTGDLLAGGDVARNTTSVGYDYFMSKRTDLYAIVMNDKISNKNTGVSFGLGMRHRF; this is encoded by the coding sequence ATGAAGAAAACTCGTTTGGCATTGGCATTGGCATCCTGCCTCGTGGCGGGCAGCGCGATGGCGCAATCGTCCGTCACCGTGAGCGGCCTGGTCGACGCCTTCGCCGGCAGCATGAAGAACAGCGGCGACACCGGCAGCAAGGCATCGGTCGGCTCCGGCGGCCTGACCACCTCTTGGATCGGCTTCAAGGGCACGGAAGACCTGGGCGGCGGCCTGAAGGCCGAATTCAACCTGACCTCTTTCTTCCAGACCGACACCGGCGCCACCGGCCGCTTCTCGGGCGACAACCTGTTCTCGCGCGACGCCAACATCGCCCTGGCCGGCAGCTACGGCCGCGTGATGCTGGGCCGCGGCCTGGCCCCGAGCTTCCTGCCGACCGTGCTGTTCAACCCGTTCGGCGACTCCTTCACGTTCTCGCCGCTGGTGCTGCATGTCTACACGCCTTCGGGCAACTTCGGCGCGCGCACCTGGACCCAGGCCAACGCGGCCGACAGCGGCTGGAGCAACGAAATCATCTACACCACGCCCAAGTTCGGCGGCCTGCAGGCCAACCTGCACTACCAGCTGGGTGAAGTCGCCGGCCAGACCGGCAAGAAGAACATCGGCGTGAACGCGCTGTACTTCAACGGCGGCCTGGCCCTGACCGGCCTGTACTTCGATGCCCAGGCCAGCAACCCCAATTCGGGCGCCGCCATCATCGACGCCACCGCGCCCTTCTCCTCGATCACCCGCCAGAAGACCTGGATGGCCGGCGCCACCTATGACTTCAAGGTGGTCAAGCTCTACGGCACCTTCCAGACCAGCAAGGACACCACCGCCGGCAATCCGCAAGCCAAGGACAAGGTGTACAGCGTGGGCCTGTCGGCGCCGGTGGGCAACGGCTCCATCCTGGCCGGGTTCGCCCGCACCAAGCGCACCGGCGACCTGCTGGCCGGCGGCGACGTCGCGCGCAACACCACCTCGGTCGGCTACGACTACTTCATGTCCAAGCGCACCGACCTGTACGCGATCGTCATGAACGACAAGATCTCCAACAAGAACACCGGAGTCTCGTTCGGCCTGGGCATGCGCCATCGCTTCTGA
- a CDS encoding ABC transporter substrate-binding protein, translating to MRSFRFLGCSAALLLGLVSASSSFAQETKIKFQLDWRFEGPSALFLVAKSKGYFAQEKLDVAIDAGNGSGNAVNRVASGTYDMGFADMAALMEFAANNPDAPSKPVAVMMVYNDTPAAVFSLKKSGIRKPADLAGKKLGAPVFDAGRRAYPIFAKANGLDASKAQWTSMDPPLRETMLARGDVDAITGFYFTSLLNLNARGIKDEDIDVMMFPDYGVRLYGNAIIASDAMIRQKPEAIKGFLRAFAKASRDVMANPEAAIKVLKERDGLIDEKLELRRLKLAIASAIATPHAKSEGYGQVFAPRMTLMASQVSDAYGTKTRVNADKIWNGAFLPSRAELDVFPK from the coding sequence ATGCGTTCATTCCGTTTCCTCGGCTGCTCGGCGGCGCTGCTGCTCGGCCTGGTATCGGCATCGTCCTCGTTCGCACAAGAGACCAAGATCAAATTCCAGCTGGACTGGCGCTTCGAAGGCCCGTCCGCGCTGTTCCTGGTGGCCAAGTCCAAGGGTTACTTCGCCCAGGAAAAACTGGACGTCGCCATCGACGCCGGCAACGGTTCGGGCAATGCCGTCAACCGCGTGGCCTCCGGCACCTATGACATGGGCTTCGCCGACATGGCCGCGCTCATGGAGTTCGCCGCCAACAATCCCGACGCGCCCTCCAAGCCGGTGGCCGTGATGATGGTCTACAACGACACGCCGGCCGCGGTGTTCTCGCTGAAGAAATCGGGCATCAGGAAGCCGGCCGACCTGGCCGGCAAGAAACTGGGCGCGCCGGTGTTCGACGCCGGGCGCCGCGCCTATCCGATCTTCGCCAAGGCCAACGGCCTGGATGCGTCGAAGGCGCAGTGGACCAGCATGGATCCGCCGCTGCGCGAAACCATGCTGGCGCGCGGCGACGTGGACGCCATCACCGGCTTCTACTTCACCTCGCTGCTGAACCTGAACGCGCGCGGCATCAAGGACGAAGACATCGACGTGATGATGTTCCCGGACTACGGCGTGCGGCTGTACGGCAACGCCATCATCGCCTCGGACGCCATGATCAGGCAGAAGCCTGAGGCCATCAAGGGCTTCCTGCGCGCCTTCGCCAAGGCCTCCCGCGACGTCATGGCCAATCCCGAGGCCGCCATCAAGGTGCTCAAGGAACGCGACGGCCTGATCGACGAGAAGCTGGAGCTGCGCCGCCTGAAGCTGGCCATCGCCAGCGCGATTGCGACGCCGCACGCCAAGTCCGAAGGCTACGGCCAGGTCTTCGCGCCGCGCATGACGCTGATGGCCTCGCAGGTCTCCGACGCCTACGGCACCAAGACCCGCGTCAACGCCGACAAGATCTGGAACGGCGCCTTCCTGCCGTCCCGGGCCGAGCTGGACGTGTTCCCCAAGTGA
- a CDS encoding ABC transporter ATP-binding protein, with amino-acid sequence MSDTFVDFRHVYLAYDGAAEFAVEDIDLQTRAGEFIAIVGPSGCGKSTFMKLATGLKQPNRGSVVIDGQPVTGPLKFVGMAFQAPTLLPWRTTLENVLLPLEIVEPYRRDFKQRKAEYAERALKLLKTVGLDGYADKFPWQLSGGMQQRASICRALIHEPKMLLLDEPFGALDAFTREELWCVLRDLWAERKFNVILVTHDLREAAFLADTIYVMSKRPGRIVVRRENPLPRPCELDTTYTDAFNALVHELREHIGHVRNT; translated from the coding sequence ATGAGCGACACCTTCGTCGATTTCCGCCACGTCTACCTGGCCTATGACGGCGCCGCCGAGTTCGCGGTGGAAGACATCGACCTGCAGACCCGCGCCGGCGAATTCATCGCCATCGTCGGCCCTTCGGGCTGCGGGAAATCGACCTTCATGAAGCTGGCCACCGGCCTCAAGCAGCCCAACCGCGGCAGCGTGGTCATCGACGGCCAGCCGGTGACCGGCCCGCTGAAGTTCGTCGGCATGGCCTTCCAGGCGCCCACGCTGCTGCCCTGGCGCACCACGCTGGAGAACGTGCTGCTGCCGCTGGAGATCGTCGAACCGTATCGCCGCGACTTCAAGCAAAGGAAGGCCGAGTACGCCGAGCGCGCCTTGAAGCTGCTCAAGACGGTGGGCCTGGACGGCTATGCCGACAAGTTTCCCTGGCAGCTGTCGGGCGGCATGCAGCAGCGCGCCTCGATCTGCCGCGCGCTGATCCACGAACCCAAGATGCTGCTGCTGGACGAGCCCTTCGGCGCGCTCGACGCCTTCACCCGCGAAGAGCTGTGGTGCGTGCTGCGCGATCTGTGGGCCGAGCGCAAGTTCAATGTCATCCTGGTGACGCACGACCTGCGCGAGGCCGCCTTCCTGGCCGACACCATCTATGTGATGAGCAAGCGCCCGGGGCGCATCGTGGTGCGCCGCGAAAACCCGCTGCCGCGCCCCTGCGAGCTGGACACCACCTACACCGACGCCTTCAACGCCCTGGTGCACGAGCTGCGCGAGCACATCGGCCACGTGCGCAACACCTGA
- a CDS encoding ABC transporter permease, producing MKNPFKGQLNKAATTLAPWFLLLLILGVWQFICSVWQVSDFIFPSPMSIIQAMVEFSGPIAHHALSTFWVTMVGFAIAVAVGVTLGFLIGSSPMLYAAAYPLMTAFNALPKAAFVPVLVVWFGIGAGPAILTAFLISFFPIMVNIATGLATLEPELEDVLRVLGARRLDILLKVGLPRSMPYFFASLKVAITLAFVGSTVSEMNASNEGIGYLLVSAGSSMKMPLAFAGLVVIGAMAMAMYELFAIIERRTTGWAHRGK from the coding sequence ATGAAAAACCCGTTCAAAGGCCAACTCAACAAGGCCGCCACCACGCTGGCGCCATGGTTCCTGCTGCTGCTGATCCTCGGCGTCTGGCAGTTCATCTGCAGCGTGTGGCAGGTCTCCGACTTCATCTTCCCCAGCCCGATGTCGATCATCCAGGCGATGGTGGAATTCTCGGGCCCGATCGCGCATCACGCGCTCTCCACCTTCTGGGTCACCATGGTGGGCTTCGCCATCGCGGTGGCGGTCGGCGTGACGCTGGGCTTTTTGATCGGCTCCTCGCCGATGCTGTATGCCGCCGCCTATCCGCTGATGACGGCGTTCAATGCGCTGCCCAAGGCGGCTTTCGTGCCGGTGCTGGTGGTGTGGTTCGGCATCGGCGCCGGCCCGGCCATCCTGACGGCGTTCCTGATCTCCTTCTTCCCGATCATGGTCAACATCGCCACCGGCCTGGCCACGCTGGAGCCCGAACTGGAGGACGTGCTGCGGGTGCTGGGCGCGCGCCGCCTGGACATCCTGCTCAAGGTGGGCCTGCCGCGCTCCATGCCCTACTTCTTCGCCTCGCTCAAGGTCGCCATCACGCTGGCCTTCGTCGGCTCCACCGTGTCCGAGATGAACGCCTCCAACGAGGGCATCGGCTACCTGCTGGTGTCGGCCGGCTCCTCGATGAAGATGCCGCTGGCCTTCGCCGGCCTGGTGGTGATCGGGGCCATGGCCATGGCCATGTACGAGCTGTTCGCCATCATCGAGCGGCGCACCACCGGCTGGGCGCACCGGGGCAAATGA
- a CDS encoding ABC transporter ATP-binding protein, producing the protein MSAVPLRLEISHVRKAYPGVLANDDVSLAVAPGEIHAVLGENGAGKSTLMKIIFGAVKPDAGEIRWNGEAVQIANPQVARRLGIAMVFQHFSLFDTLTVTENIALGLDASTDLKELAQRITETGDRYGLELEPHRHVHTLSVGERQRVEIVRALLTNPQLLILDEPTSVLTPQAVEKLFVTLRRLADEGCSILYISHKLDEIRALCHSATVMRGGRVTGNCDPRAETSAGLSRMMIGDELVRLTRERNPESQRNERKLHVNRLSLPKAHLFATELKDIECEVRAGEIVGIAGVSGNGQQELLAALSGEDQRAAPNMVILGGSPVGHLSPNPRRAAGLGLVPEERLGRGAVPTLSLTANMLLSHQKTPYVKRGMIDFGFTRRAAASIIERFKVKAAGPDAPAKSLSGGNLQKFIVGREMERKPAVFVVAQPTWGVDVGAAAQIHGEILKLKQEGCAVLVISEELDELFALCDRLHVIAKGRLSPSIPIEQATREQVGVWMSGLWDADANDATEAGHV; encoded by the coding sequence GTGAGCGCAGTTCCACTCCGCCTAGAAATCAGCCATGTGCGCAAGGCCTATCCCGGCGTGCTGGCCAATGACGACGTCAGCCTGGCGGTAGCGCCCGGCGAGATCCATGCCGTGCTCGGGGAGAACGGCGCCGGCAAGTCGACCCTGATGAAAATCATCTTCGGCGCGGTCAAGCCCGACGCCGGCGAGATCCGCTGGAACGGCGAGGCGGTGCAGATCGCCAATCCGCAGGTGGCGCGCCGGCTCGGCATCGCCATGGTGTTCCAGCATTTTTCGCTGTTCGACACGCTGACCGTCACCGAGAACATCGCGCTGGGCCTGGATGCGTCTACCGATCTCAAGGAGCTGGCCCAGCGCATCACCGAAACCGGCGACAGGTACGGCCTGGAGCTGGAGCCGCACCGCCATGTGCATACGCTGTCGGTAGGCGAGCGCCAGCGCGTGGAGATCGTGCGCGCGCTGCTGACCAATCCGCAGTTGCTGATCCTGGACGAGCCGACCTCGGTGTTGACGCCGCAGGCGGTGGAAAAACTCTTCGTCACCCTGCGCCGCCTGGCCGACGAAGGCTGCAGCATCCTCTATATCAGCCACAAGCTCGACGAGATCCGCGCGCTGTGCCACAGCGCCACCGTGATGCGCGGCGGCCGCGTGACCGGCAATTGCGATCCGCGCGCCGAGACCAGCGCCGGCCTTTCGCGCATGATGATCGGCGACGAACTGGTGCGCCTGACGCGCGAACGCAATCCCGAATCCCAGCGCAACGAGCGCAAGCTGCACGTCAACCGCCTGTCGTTGCCCAAGGCCCACCTGTTTGCCACCGAACTGAAGGACATCGAGTGCGAGGTGCGCGCCGGCGAGATCGTCGGCATCGCCGGCGTCTCCGGCAACGGCCAGCAGGAACTGCTGGCGGCGTTGTCGGGCGAGGACCAGCGCGCGGCGCCCAACATGGTGATCCTGGGCGGCAGCCCGGTCGGCCACCTCTCGCCCAACCCGCGCCGCGCGGCCGGCCTGGGGCTGGTGCCGGAAGAACGGCTGGGACGCGGCGCCGTGCCCACGCTTTCGCTCACGGCCAACATGCTGCTGTCGCACCAGAAGACGCCCTATGTGAAGCGTGGCATGATCGATTTCGGCTTCACCCGCCGCGCCGCCGCCTCCATCATCGAGCGCTTCAAGGTCAAGGCGGCCGGGCCGGATGCGCCGGCCAAGAGCCTGTCGGGCGGCAACCTGCAGAAATTCATCGTCGGCCGCGAGATGGAACGCAAGCCTGCGGTGTTCGTGGTGGCCCAGCCGACCTGGGGCGTGGACGTGGGCGCCGCCGCCCAGATCCACGGCGAAATACTGAAACTGAAACAGGAAGGCTGCGCGGTGCTGGTGATCTCGGAAGAACTGGATGAGCTGTTCGCGCTGTGCGACCGCCTGCATGTGATCGCCAAGGGCCGCCTGTCGCCGTCGATCCCGATCGAGCAGGCCACGCGCGAGCAGGTCGGGGTGTGGATGAGCGGCTTGTGGGATGCGGACGCGAACGATGCGACGGAGGCCGGCCATGTCTAA
- a CDS encoding ABC transporter permease — translation MSKLMSLPLRLELRGAPSRAMTYWSPVIAIVLTLVLGALLFLALGKDPLAGLKVFLVDPFNGKRAISELLLKSVPLILCALGLAVCFRASIWNIGAEGQFTVGALCSGAMLVWLDVPGHAISGGMGLLLTIVAGVVGGAAWAGITAFLRDRFNANEILVSLMLTYVAQLLLMWAVNSPLKDPNGMNFPQSKVFSGEFMLPMLIPGTRLHIGFAVAIVAAALMAVFMMRSLRGFSLTVGGVAPHAARYAGFSARSALWVSLLISGAFAGLAGAFEITGPIGQLLPSVSPGYGFAAIIVAFIGRLHPVGAVFGGLVMSLLYLGGELAQSRLGLPSAITGVFQGMLLFLLLACDTLIDYRLAWKKKA, via the coding sequence ATGTCTAAGCTGATGTCGCTCCCCTTGCGCCTCGAATTGCGCGGCGCGCCCTCGCGCGCCATGACGTATTGGTCGCCGGTCATCGCCATCGTCCTTACGCTGGTGCTGGGCGCCCTGCTGTTCCTGGCGCTGGGCAAGGATCCCTTGGCCGGGCTGAAAGTGTTCCTGGTCGATCCGTTCAACGGCAAGCGCGCCATCAGCGAGCTGCTGCTCAAATCGGTCCCGCTGATCCTGTGCGCGCTGGGCCTGGCGGTGTGCTTCCGCGCCAGCATCTGGAACATCGGCGCCGAAGGCCAGTTCACCGTCGGCGCGCTGTGCTCGGGGGCCATGCTGGTCTGGCTGGACGTGCCCGGCCATGCGATTTCCGGCGGCATGGGCCTGCTGCTGACGATCGTCGCCGGCGTCGTGGGCGGCGCCGCCTGGGCCGGCATCACGGCCTTCCTGCGCGACCGCTTCAACGCCAACGAGATCCTGGTGTCGCTGATGCTGACCTACGTGGCGCAGCTGCTGCTGATGTGGGCGGTCAACAGCCCGCTGAAGGATCCCAACGGCATGAACTTCCCGCAGTCGAAGGTATTCTCGGGCGAGTTCATGCTGCCGATGCTGATCCCGGGCACGCGCCTGCATATCGGCTTCGCGGTGGCCATCGTGGCCGCGGCGCTGATGGCGGTGTTCATGATGCGCAGCCTGCGCGGCTTCTCGCTGACGGTGGGCGGCGTGGCGCCGCACGCGGCGCGCTATGCCGGCTTCTCGGCGCGCTCGGCGCTGTGGGTGTCGCTGCTCATTTCCGGCGCCTTCGCGGGCCTCGCGGGCGCCTTCGAGATCACGGGACCGATCGGGCAGCTGCTGCCCTCGGTGTCGCCGGGCTACGGCTTCGCCGCCATCATCGTCGCCTTCATCGGCCGCTTGCATCCGGTCGGCGCGGTATTTGGCGGCCTGGTCATGTCGCTGCTCTATCTCGGCGGCGAACTGGCGCAATCGCGCCTGGGCCTGCCCTCGGCGATCACCGGCGTGTTCCAGGGCATGCTGCTGTTCCTGCTGCTGGCCTGCGACACCCTGATCGATTACCGCCTGGCGTGGAAGAAGAAAGCTTAA